A single region of the Hylaeus volcanicus isolate JK05 chromosome 5, UHH_iyHylVolc1.0_haploid, whole genome shotgun sequence genome encodes:
- the LOC128876424 gene encoding 2-iminobutanoate/2-iminopropanoate deaminase has translation MASNKIVRRIISSSLAPKPVGPYNQAVLADRTLYLSGVLGMDPKSQRLVEGGAVAEARQALTNMGHILKEAGSDYNKVVKTTILLNNINDFSGINEVYKEFFKENFPARSTYQVGKLPMGALIEIEAIAVTGEVETISML, from the exons ATggcatcgaataaaattgtgcgAAGAATAATATCATCTTCATTGGCCCCAAAACCTGTTGGCCCATACAA ccAAGCAGTACTTGCAGACcgtactttatatttatctgGAGTGCTTGGTATGGATCCTAAAAGTCAAAGACTCGTTGAAGGAGGTGCTGTCGCTGAAGCGCGTCAAGCTCTCACGAATATGGGACATATTTTGAAAGAAGCTGGATCTGATTATAACAAag ttgTTAAAACCACGATTCTGTTAAACAATATCAACGATTTTTCTGGTATAAACGAAGTTTATAAAGAAT tttttaaggaaaatttcCCAGCCCGATCAACATATCAAGTTGGAAAATTACCTATG GGAGCTCTGATCGAAATTGAAGCTATTGCTGTTACCGGCGAGGTAGAAACGATTTCAATGTTATAA
- the LOC128876423 gene encoding 60S ribosomal protein L12, with translation MPPKFDPNEVKKVYLRCVGGEVGATSSLAPKIGPLGLSPKKVGDDIAKATSDWKGLKITVQLTIQNRQATISVVPSTASLIIKALKEPPRDRKRQKNIKHSGNLSFDDILDIARTMRPRSMSKYLSGTVKEILGTCQSVGCTVEGRPPHELIDDINAGELQVPDE, from the exons ATGCCTCCCAAATTCGATCCTAACGAAGTTAAGAAAG TATATCTGCGATGCGTGGGAGGCGAAGTGGGTGCAACCTCGTCTCTAGCTCCAAAAATTGGTCCCCTTGGTTTG tctCCCAAAAAAGTTGGCGACGACATCGCCAAAGCTACCAGCGACTGGAAGGGCCTGAAAATTACAGTGCAGTTAACTATTCAAAATAGGCAAGCTACTATTTCGGTGGTCCCATCCACTGCGTCTTTGATTATTAAGGCGCTCAAAGAACCCCCAAGAGATCGCAAAAGACAAAAGAATATTAAGCACAGCGGAAATCTGTCGTTCGACGATATTCTTGATATCGCTCGTACGATGAGGCCAAGATCTATGTCTAAATATCTTAGCGGAACTGTTAAGGAAATACTAGGAACTTGTCAATCGGTTGGTTGCACGGTAGAAGGCAGACCGCCACATGAACTGATCGACGACATTAATGCTGGAGAATTACAAGTTCCCGACGAGTGA
- the LOC128877576 gene encoding probable tRNA N6-adenosine threonylcarbamoyltransferase: MVIAIGFEGSANKLGIGIIRDNDVLSNVRHTYVTPPGEGFLPRETAQHHRLYILEVLEKALNDANVTLEDVDVVCYTKGPGMGAPLTVAASVARTVAQICDKPMVAVNHCIGHIEMGRLITGSINPTVLYVSGGNTQIIAYSRQKYRIFGETIDIAVGNCLDRFARLLKLSNDPSPGYNIEQLAKKGKKLAPLPYVVKGMDVSFSGILSYIEEHLPTWLKSKEYTPEDLCFSLQETVFAMLIEITERAMAHVNSLEVLIVGGVGCNVRLQEMMEVMCKERNAKLHATDERFCIDNGVMIAVAGLLQYKSSGHTSWSETTCVQRYRTDDVHVSWREKDSFF; the protein is encoded by the exons atggtaatCGCGATCGGATTCGAAGGTAGCGCGAATAAATTAGGTATCGGAATAATTCGAGATAATGATGTTTTGTCGAATGTTCGACATACCTACGTTACACCGCCAGGCGAAG gaTTTCTACCTCGTGAAACTGCGCAACATCACAGACTTTATATTCTCGAGGTTTTAGAAAAAGCATTGAACGATGCTAATGTAACGTTAGAAGATGTAGACGTGGTGTGTTATACGAAAGGACCAGGAATGGGAGCACCTTTAACGGTTGCCGCATCGGTAGCAAGAACGGTTGCTCAAATATGCGATAAACCAATGGTTGCTGTAAATCATTGTATCGGTCATATAGAAATGGGACGTTTGATTACAGGGAGTATAAATCCCACCGTTTTATACGTTTCCGGTGGAAATACACAAATTATCGCGTACTCTCGACAAAAATATCGCATTTTTGGTGAAACAATAGATATAGCTGTAGGAAATTGTTTAGATCGATTTGCTAGATTATTAAAACTTTCCAATGATCCTAGTCCTGGTTATAATATAGAACAGTTAGCAAAAAA aGGAAAGAAGTTAGCGCCATTACCTTATGTAGTGAAAGGAATGGATGTATCTTTTTCTGGTATCTTAAGCTACATAGAAGAACATCTTCCTACTTGGCTCAAGTCAAAGGAGTATACTCCGGAAGATTTATGTTTCTCTTTACAAGAAACAGTATTTGCCATGCTTATAGAAATTACAG AACGAGCAATGGCCCATGTAAACTCATTGGAGGTATTAATTGTTGGTGGTGTAGGCTGCAATGTGAGGTTGCAAGAGATGATGGAGGTTATGTGTAAAGAAAGGAACGCGAAACTTCATGCCACCGATGAACGATTCTGTATAGATAACGGTGTAATGATTGCTGTAGCAGGGTTACTTCAATATAAAAGCAGTGGTCATACTTCCTGGTCAGAAACAACTTGTGTACAGAGGTATCGGACGGATGATGTGCACGTTTCTTGGAGAGAAAaagatagttttttttaa
- the LOC128876422 gene encoding derlin-1-like has protein sequence MSDVRNWFNSLPIFTRYWLLCTAVFTLIGRFGLVNPSSLTLSYDRFINNFEIWRAATSVFFYPLNPSTGFHFLINCYFLYNYSLRLERGEYDGRPADYCFLLLFNWMCCVVIGLTAQFYFLMDPMVLSVLYVWCQLNKDAIVNFWFGTQFKAMYLPWVLFAFNLIISGGGMMELFGILVGHLYVFLKFKYPQELGGPELLNTPKILESYFPPQRGFGAAPTQRAQSQPARNRFGTHNWGGGHVLGNM, from the exons ATGTCAGACGTGAGAAATTGGTTCAATTCTTTGCCAATATTTACGAGATATTGGCTGTTGTGTACAGCCGTTTTTACGTTAATCGGTAGATTCGGCCTAGTTAATCCGAGTTCTCTGACGCTCTCATACGatcgttttataaataatttcgagaTTTGGAGAGCAGCGACCAGCGTTTTCTTCTATCCGCTGAATCCAAGTACAGGATTCCATTTCTTAATcaattgttactttttatataattactcGTTGAGGTTAGAACGCGGGGAGTACGATGGACGGCCAGCAGATTACTGTTTCTTACTTTTGTTCAATTGGATGTGCTGCGTTGTTATAGGACTTACAGctcaattttactttcttatGGATCCTATGGTACTCAGCGTATTGTACGTTTGGTGTCAATTGAACAAAGATGCTATCGTTAATTTCTGGTTTG GTACGCAATTCAAAGCCATGTACTTACCATGGGTACTGTTCGCATTCAATCTTATTATTTCTGGAGGTGGAATGATGGAACTATTCGGTATTCTAGTGGGACATCTTTacgtatttttgaaatttaaatatcctCAGGAACTTGGCGGGCCTGAATTATTGAATACACCGAAAATTCTCGAATCTTATTTTCCGCCTCAAAGAGGGTTTGGAGCTGCTCCTACACAAAGGGCGCAATCACAACCTGCTAGAAATAGATTTGGTACTCATAATTGGGGAGGAGGTCATGTTTTgggaaatatgtaa
- the LOC128876421 gene encoding serine/arginine repetitive matrix protein 1-like: protein MSRDYDRRRGGSGSGSSSSKLRMDTNVSQPRPHGENSGKRREFDSVMRKARESRSSYWNKKLLEVEEKDPNRWRHSGYKELYVGGTTSGEPSRGHPRSPRSPRPRSPHSPRPRSPRTRSPCSPRERSHNRGRPARSPSTGSTCSDRSCSVCSPKERRRIAQPSRSRSRSLTPVRTRPHPKEVVPSSSRVIPPRTRPRSPPLPRPRTPPPAPQPPPRHQKDYKTIKEKEAKVRRKEKQHHARIPEDPRVPDPIPLMRKPVKVEKTHSSHGPAQMIRPPPESSPSEDSDSSSTTSHVGPPRMTLSERFGKMAQWSVDRRDMENMRITKDGENAMKVVIEGEERIARLGYDSPPPGHYPESLLAQGPRGLECWDDVRVRYDYYKARGYLRHLTLDDYIKWEEWWYKYQEWLEAERFYEQWASSNRPTGGSRKRRGRRNNAAH from the exons ATGTCACGGGACTATGATAGACGAAGAGGAGGAAGCGGTAGTGGTAGCAGCTCTAGTAAGTTACGGATGGATACCAATGTATCGCAGCCCAGACCACACGGAGAAAATTCTGGGAAGCGGAGAGAATTTGATAGCGTAATGCGGAAAGCTCGCGAGTCTCGATCAAGTTATTGGAATAAGAAGCTTTTGGAGGTAGAGGAAAAAGACCCGAACAGGTGGAGACACAGCGGATACAAGGAGTTGTACGTTGGAGGGACGACAAGCGGAGAACCCAGCAGGGGACATCCTCGCAGTCCGAGAAGTCCTAGACCTAGGAGTCCTCATAGCCCAAGACCGCGTAGTCCTCGAACTAGAAGTCCGTGTTCGCCTCGCGAAAGATCGCATAACCGAGGAAGACCCGCGCGCAGTCCAAGTACAGGCAGTACTTGCTCTGATCGGTCATGCAGCGTTTGTTCGCCGAAAGAACGACGCCGCATTGCCCAGCCTTCTCGTTCGCGTTCAAGATCGCTGACACCGGTTCGAACTCGGCCGCATCCGAAAGAAGTAGTGCCGTCGAGTTCTCGAGTAATACCACCCCGTACTAGACCGCGATCACCTCCTTTGCCGCGTCCACGCACACCTCCACCCGCGCCACAACCTCCGCCGCGTCATCAAAAAGACTACAAaacgattaaagaaaaagaagccAAAGTTCGACGCAAAGAAAAGCAGCATCACGCTAGAATCCCTGAAGATCCACGGGTCCCAGATCCAATTCCATTG ATGCGTAAGCCGGTAAAGGTAGAGAAAACTCATTCGAGTCACGGACCAGCGCAAATGATCAGGCCTCCTCCTGAATCCTCGCCCAGCGAAGACAGCGATAGCTCTTCCACTACGTCGCACGTGGGCCCGCCTAGGATGACGTTATCAGAACG CTTTGGTAAAATGGCACAGTGGAGCGTAGATCGTCGAGACATGGAAAACATGCGTATAACTAAGGATGGAGAAAATGCAATGAAAGTTGTAATAGAGGGTGAAGAAAGAATCGCGAGATTAGGATACGATTCTCCACCGCCAGGACATTATCCTGAATCGCTCTTAGCACAAGGGCCGAGAGGTCTCGAATGTTGGGACGATGTACGTGTTAGATACGATTATTATAAAGCGAGAGGATACCTTCGACACCTTACTTTAGACGACTACATAAAGTGGGAAGAATGGTGGTACAAATATCAAGAATGGTTAGAAGCTGAGCGTTTTTATGAACAATGGGCCTCATCAAACCGTCCTACTGGTGGAAGTCGCAAGAGACGCGGTCGACGCAATAACGCTGCTCACTGA